The Pseudomonas allokribbensis genome has a window encoding:
- a CDS encoding PAS domain-containing hybrid sensor histidine kinase/response regulator, translating into MQFLSDSHGCDGWQGEMAGRIRAFDWSGTDLGPLETWPASLCSTVQLMLASPLPMVMLWGHAGYMIYNDAYSRFAGGRHPYLLGVPVELGWPEVAEFNRHVVDTCLAGGTLEYRNKVLVLLRDGVPEDVWLDLYYSPVANDAGVPSGVMAMVVETTELVLSERLRQAAEDAYRADNERVRLALNAGALLGSFVWDVRNNVLSADERFARTFSFPPDQDLTNLPQHIAEAHIHPDDRSWVQECVENSVRTGEPYNAEYRVLRADGTHLWVLASGGCEFDEQGQAFRFPGVLIDIHERKTAEESLLKFTRNLEQRVADEVEARLSAEEQLRQSQKLEAIGGLTGGVAHDFNNLLQVIAGNLHLLARHEPNNANVQRRVSASLAAVERGAKLSSQLLAFARRQPLSPAVCDPRQIFEGVGELLQRALGETIQIDVQLPEEPWHINVDRNQLENAILNLAINARDAMKGEGTIVLGAANTSLDRAFCAGKGIVPGDFVRVSVSDSGVGIAPHMLEQVFEPFFTTKADGQGTGLGLSMVFGFVKQSGGHVEIDSQVGEGTRVQLYFPRSLRPLIDEAPGVRRQQAGGNETILVVEDNEAVRTSAVELLREEGYRVLVAGNGDTAMQMLLEGARVNLIFTDVVMPGLIKSSDLAAWAKVQMPPVAVLFTSGHTRDIISRNHQLSPDTHLLGKPYGPEALLQMIRAVLST; encoded by the coding sequence ATGCAGTTTTTATCCGATAGCCACGGGTGTGACGGCTGGCAGGGCGAGATGGCCGGACGCATCCGCGCCTTTGACTGGAGCGGGACCGACCTGGGTCCCCTCGAAACCTGGCCGGCCAGCCTGTGCAGCACGGTGCAGTTGATGCTTGCCTCGCCGTTGCCGATGGTCATGCTCTGGGGCCATGCCGGCTACATGATCTACAACGACGCCTACTCGCGGTTCGCCGGCGGACGGCACCCTTATCTGTTGGGTGTGCCGGTGGAACTGGGCTGGCCGGAAGTCGCCGAGTTCAACCGGCATGTGGTCGACACCTGTCTGGCGGGCGGCACGCTTGAATATCGCAACAAAGTACTGGTGCTGTTGCGCGACGGCGTGCCCGAGGATGTCTGGCTCGACCTTTATTACAGCCCGGTGGCCAACGATGCCGGGGTGCCTTCGGGGGTGATGGCGATGGTGGTGGAAACCACCGAACTGGTGCTGTCCGAGCGTCTGCGCCAGGCCGCCGAAGACGCTTATCGCGCCGACAACGAACGGGTTCGACTGGCGCTGAATGCCGGGGCACTGCTCGGCTCGTTTGTCTGGGACGTGCGTAACAACGTGCTGTCCGCCGACGAGCGATTCGCCCGCACCTTTTCCTTTCCGCCGGACCAGGACCTGACCAACCTGCCGCAGCACATTGCCGAAGCGCACATTCATCCCGATGACCGCAGTTGGGTGCAGGAATGTGTCGAAAACTCGGTGCGTACCGGTGAACCGTACAACGCCGAATACCGCGTATTGCGCGCCGATGGCACTCATCTGTGGGTGCTGGCCAGCGGCGGTTGCGAATTCGATGAGCAGGGCCAGGCATTTCGATTCCCCGGTGTGTTGATCGACATTCATGAACGCAAGACCGCTGAAGAATCCCTGCTCAAATTCACCCGCAACCTCGAACAGCGTGTGGCCGATGAGGTTGAGGCGCGCCTGAGTGCCGAAGAGCAATTGCGCCAGTCGCAGAAGCTCGAAGCCATCGGCGGCCTGACCGGTGGCGTGGCCCACGACTTCAACAACCTGCTGCAAGTGATCGCCGGCAACCTGCACCTGCTGGCCCGTCACGAACCGAACAATGCCAACGTGCAACGCCGGGTCAGCGCCTCGCTGGCAGCGGTGGAGCGCGGCGCCAAGCTGTCCTCGCAGCTGCTCGCGTTTGCCCGCCGCCAGCCGCTGTCGCCGGCGGTGTGTGATCCGCGGCAGATATTCGAAGGCGTCGGCGAGCTGCTGCAACGGGCGTTGGGCGAAACCATCCAGATCGATGTGCAGTTGCCCGAGGAACCGTGGCACATCAACGTCGACCGCAACCAACTGGAAAACGCCATTCTCAATCTGGCGATCAATGCCCGGGACGCCATGAAAGGCGAGGGCACCATCGTGCTCGGGGCCGCCAACACCTCGCTCGACCGGGCGTTCTGCGCCGGCAAGGGCATCGTGCCGGGGGATTTTGTGCGGGTATCGGTCAGCGACAGCGGCGTGGGCATTGCGCCGCACATGCTGGAGCAGGTCTTCGAACCGTTCTTCACCACCAAGGCCGATGGCCAGGGCACGGGCCTCGGATTGAGCATGGTGTTCGGGTTCGTCAAACAGAGCGGCGGGCATGTCGAGATCGACAGCCAGGTCGGCGAGGGCACGCGGGTGCAGTTGTATTTCCCGCGCAGCCTGCGGCCGCTGATCGATGAGGCGCCCGGTGTGCGTCGTCAGCAGGCGGGCGGCAACGAAACCATTCTGGTGGTCGAGGACAACGAAGCGGTGCGTACTTCGGCGGTCGAATTGCTGCGTGAAGAAGGCTACCGCGTGCTGGTCGCCGGCAATGGCGACACGGCGATGCAGATGTTGCTGGAGGGCGCCCGGGTCAACCTGATCTTTACCGATGTGGTCATGCCCGGGCTGATCAAGAGCTCCGACCTGGCGGCGTGGGCCAAGGTGCAGATGCCGCCGGTGGCCGTGCTGTTCACGTCGGGACATACCCGGGACATCATCTCGCGCAATCACCAGCTCAGCCCCGACACCCATTTGCTCGGCAAACCTTACGGGCCTGAGGCGTTGTTGCAGATGATCCGTGCGGTGTTGAGTACCTGA
- a CDS encoding GntR family transcriptional regulator produces MTEKKLETTVDRVYQGVYEAISKRSLRPGMKLGEASLAELFNVSRTSVRAALKQLEADGLVTTEPNKGASVSLPSDEEIRSLFETRRLIEIGIVTELCRRKDSAAMQDLREHLLLEDEAHAAGDHERLIHLLGEFHIKLARSLNNPVLLDWFQKLISRASLYAAALDDDSHEACRDDEHLRLIEYIEAGNQSAAIELTCMHLDGIQKAILDVAAKLKTGYHPLKHLIEV; encoded by the coding sequence ATGACCGAGAAGAAACTGGAAACCACGGTCGACCGCGTCTACCAAGGGGTTTACGAGGCGATCAGCAAGCGTTCGCTGCGTCCGGGAATGAAACTGGGCGAAGCGTCGCTGGCGGAATTGTTCAATGTCAGCCGCACGTCGGTTCGGGCGGCGCTCAAGCAATTGGAGGCCGACGGCCTGGTCACCACCGAGCCCAATAAAGGTGCGTCGGTGTCGCTGCCCAGCGATGAAGAGATCCGTTCGCTGTTCGAAACCCGGCGCCTGATCGAAATCGGCATCGTCACCGAGCTGTGCCGACGCAAGGACTCCGCCGCGATGCAGGACCTGCGCGAGCACCTGCTGCTGGAAGACGAGGCCCATGCGGCCGGTGACCACGAACGGCTGATTCACCTGCTTGGCGAGTTCCACATCAAACTGGCCCGCAGCCTCAACAACCCGGTGTTGCTCGACTGGTTCCAGAAGCTGATTTCCCGCGCCTCGCTGTACGCCGCCGCGCTGGATGACGACAGCCACGAAGCCTGCCGCGACGACGAGCATCTGCGCCTGATCGAGTACATCGAGGCCGGCAATCAGAGCGCCGCCATCGAGCTGACCTGCATGCACCTGGACGGCATTCAGAAGGCGATTCTCGACGTCGCTGCGAAGCTCAAGACCGGCTACCACCCGCTCAAACACCTGATCGAAGTCTGA
- a CDS encoding ABC transporter ATP-binding protein, with translation MGQPIAIEVRNVSKRYSDDPGLAPALDNVSVNIADNEFFTLLGPSGCGKTTLLRTIAGFEHVSDGEIRLAGETVNHLPPFKRRVNTVFQSYALFPHMSVAQNIAFGLEMQGLDRKTIPGRVDEMLALVQMEHLAGRKPAELSGGQQQRVALARALAPKPKVLLLDEPLSALDLKLRKEMQVELKRVQQEAGITFIFVTHDQEEALTLSDRIAVMSAGKILQIGTPTDIYERPQHRFVAQFIGDINFLPGQLKRGEHNENIFVPNGMPVEIPCPPQGVNGSSVQLAFRPERSQLVTADQPHHLRGVIEAVLYVGTATLYQCRLNNDIKVMLRENNEGLNRGRAVGERVAVHLPPQACLLMEA, from the coding sequence ATGGGTCAACCAATAGCAATTGAAGTGCGTAATGTCTCCAAACGGTACTCTGATGATCCTGGCCTCGCGCCGGCCCTCGACAACGTGTCGGTGAACATCGCCGACAACGAGTTCTTCACCCTGCTCGGCCCCTCGGGCTGTGGCAAAACCACCTTGTTGCGCACCATCGCCGGTTTCGAACACGTCAGCGACGGCGAGATCCGTCTGGCGGGCGAAACGGTGAACCACCTGCCGCCGTTCAAGCGTCGGGTCAACACGGTGTTCCAGAGTTACGCGCTGTTTCCGCACATGAGTGTCGCGCAGAATATCGCCTTCGGCCTCGAGATGCAGGGTCTTGATCGCAAGACGATCCCCGGACGGGTCGACGAGATGCTCGCGCTGGTGCAGATGGAGCACCTGGCCGGACGTAAACCGGCGGAATTGTCCGGCGGCCAGCAGCAGCGCGTGGCGCTGGCCCGGGCCCTGGCGCCGAAACCGAAAGTGCTGTTGCTCGACGAGCCGCTGTCGGCGCTGGACTTGAAGCTGCGCAAGGAAATGCAGGTCGAACTCAAGCGCGTGCAGCAAGAAGCCGGGATCACCTTCATCTTCGTCACCCACGATCAGGAAGAAGCCCTGACCCTGTCCGACCGGATTGCGGTGATGTCCGCCGGCAAGATCCTGCAGATCGGCACCCCGACCGACATCTATGAACGCCCGCAGCACCGTTTCGTCGCCCAGTTCATTGGCGACATCAATTTCCTTCCCGGACAGCTCAAGCGCGGCGAGCACAACGAAAACATTTTCGTGCCCAACGGCATGCCGGTGGAAATCCCCTGCCCGCCGCAAGGCGTCAATGGCAGCAGCGTGCAACTGGCGTTTCGTCCCGAGCGTTCGCAACTGGTCACGGCGGACCAGCCGCATCATCTGCGCGGCGTGATCGAGGCCGTGCTGTATGTCGGCACCGCGACCCTGTACCAGTGCCGTTTGAACAACGACATCAAAGTCATGCTGCGGGAAAACAACGAAGGCCTGAACCGTGGTCGGGCGGTCGGCGAGCGCGTGGCGGTGCACCTGCCGCCCCAGGCCTGCCTGTTGATGGAGGCCTGA
- a CDS encoding ABC transporter permease: MSVSSTSPSLNRALLLSPVVLTLLALIAIPLGIMGYISLLPRNTYGGVDWQAQWQLQSYVQLFFQEGFDGELELNWVYAQALLRSVFQAGGTTVLCFLFGFPVALWMSSLTPRRRNLMVLLITIPFWTNLLIRNYAWLIILREQGWVAQSLNALFPSAGGITLLYNDFAVSVGLVYSFLPFMILPIYSTLEKLDWRLVEAAYDLGANRWHALRRIILPLSMPGVIAGALLVFVPSLGAFITPAILGGGKTLMIGNLIQQQFGTARNWPLGSSLSFLLLGILLLSLVLYALYSRSSAKTLNRGAKA; this comes from the coding sequence ATGAGCGTCAGCAGCACTTCCCCCTCCCTCAACCGCGCGCTGTTGCTCAGCCCGGTGGTGTTGACCCTGCTCGCCCTGATCGCCATTCCGCTGGGGATCATGGGCTACATCAGCCTGCTGCCGCGCAACACCTACGGCGGCGTCGACTGGCAGGCCCAATGGCAACTGCAGAGTTACGTGCAGCTGTTTTTCCAGGAAGGTTTCGACGGCGAACTGGAGCTGAACTGGGTCTACGCCCAGGCGCTGCTGCGCTCGGTGTTCCAGGCCGGTGGCACCACGGTGTTGTGCTTTTTGTTCGGGTTTCCGGTGGCGTTATGGATGTCGAGCCTGACCCCGCGCCGACGCAACCTGATGGTGTTGCTCATCACCATTCCGTTCTGGACCAACCTGCTGATCCGCAACTACGCGTGGCTGATCATCCTGCGCGAACAGGGCTGGGTCGCCCAAAGCCTCAACGCGCTGTTCCCGAGCGCCGGCGGCATCACCCTGCTCTACAACGACTTCGCCGTCAGCGTGGGTCTGGTCTACAGCTTCCTGCCGTTCATGATCCTGCCGATCTACTCGACCCTGGAAAAACTCGACTGGCGTCTGGTGGAGGCCGCCTATGACCTGGGCGCCAATCGCTGGCATGCGCTGCGCCGGATCATCCTGCCGCTGTCGATGCCCGGCGTGATTGCCGGTGCGTTGCTGGTGTTCGTGCCGAGCCTCGGCGCCTTCATCACCCCGGCGATCCTCGGCGGCGGCAAGACTTTGATGATCGGCAACCTGATCCAGCAGCAATTCGGCACCGCGCGCAACTGGCCGCTGGGCAGTTCGCTGTCGTTCCTGTTGCTGGGGATTCTGCTGCTGTCACTGGTGCTCTACGCCCTCTACAGCCGCAGCTCGGCGAAAACCCTGAATCGGGGAGCGAAAGCATGA
- a CDS encoding ABC transporter permease codes for MISLHLKKLPATREISLLILAYLYVPILVLIAYSFNANRSATVWTEFSFAWYGRILANPSIQTAALNSIIVATIATVCATAIALLAALATYRPFYGQKMVEGGINLPLILPEIVTAVATLLLFMALGIKLGLMTVIVAHIGFCIPFAYLPIRARLNDLDKSLLEAANDLYANPWQVFRRVTLPLLWPAVLSGSVLAFVVSLDDFIMTFFVAGPGSTTLPVYIFSAIKAGVTPEINAISTLMLVISIVLVVLAFWLGQRGKQQ; via the coding sequence ATGATCTCTCTGCACCTGAAGAAACTCCCGGCGACCCGGGAAATCAGCCTGCTGATCCTTGCCTATCTGTACGTACCGATCCTGGTGTTGATCGCCTACAGCTTCAACGCCAACCGCTCGGCGACGGTGTGGACCGAGTTCTCGTTTGCCTGGTACGGGCGGATCCTGGCCAACCCGTCGATCCAGACGGCGGCGCTGAATTCGATCATCGTCGCGACCATCGCCACCGTGTGCGCCACGGCGATTGCGCTGCTCGCAGCACTGGCGACATACCGGCCGTTCTACGGGCAGAAAATGGTCGAGGGCGGGATCAACCTGCCGCTGATCCTGCCGGAAATCGTCACCGCCGTGGCCACCCTGCTGCTGTTCATGGCGCTGGGGATCAAGCTCGGCCTGATGACGGTGATCGTCGCGCACATCGGCTTCTGCATTCCGTTTGCCTACCTGCCGATCCGCGCACGGCTCAACGATCTGGACAAGAGCCTGCTCGAGGCCGCCAACGATCTGTACGCCAACCCGTGGCAAGTGTTCCGCCGCGTGACCTTGCCGCTGCTGTGGCCGGCGGTGTTGTCCGGTTCGGTGCTGGCGTTCGTGGTCAGCCTCGACGATTTCATCATGACCTTCTTCGTCGCCGGCCCCGGTTCGACCACGTTGCCGGTGTACATCTTCTCGGCGATCAAGGCTGGCGTAACACCTGAGATCAACGCGATTTCGACCCTGATGCTGGTGATTTCCATCGTGCTCGTGGTGCTGGCCTTCTGGCTCGGCCAACGCGGCAAACAACAATAA
- a CDS encoding extracellular solute-binding protein, with protein MKLKNMRLAVSGLALSCFTAFGAHAAEPKELFFYNWTDYYPVDLLAKFEKETGIKVTMDGYDSNETLLAKLQAGGAAYDVIVPSQSIMQTLIKQDLLLEIDTPTLSNFQYVKGPFRDPSFDPGRKFSAPYLWGTTGFSYDSARVPGGKLDDSWKEFFEPRKELQGQLAALDTSSSVINAASHYLNVDECTENPQDAKRILELLQKQKPFLKMYSSDNTVDRMASGEVIMMQNWNGSTARATLQKSTIKYVYPKEGLAMFQDNFAVPKSAPHPGNAKIFIDWMMKPENAAAVSNAIAYANGIQSDQLLDAKWKVMDAINMPEEYASRLRPEKECSNKARELQDRIWSKLKG; from the coding sequence ATGAAATTGAAAAACATGCGTCTGGCAGTATCCGGTCTGGCCCTGAGTTGTTTCACCGCGTTCGGCGCCCACGCCGCCGAGCCCAAGGAGTTGTTCTTCTACAACTGGACCGATTACTACCCTGTCGATCTGCTGGCCAAGTTCGAAAAAGAGACCGGCATCAAGGTCACCATGGACGGCTACGACAGCAACGAAACCCTGCTCGCCAAGTTGCAGGCCGGCGGCGCCGCGTATGACGTGATCGTGCCGTCGCAGTCGATCATGCAGACGCTGATCAAACAGGATCTGCTGCTGGAAATCGACACCCCGACCTTGAGCAACTTCCAGTACGTCAAAGGCCCGTTCCGCGATCCGAGCTTCGACCCGGGGCGCAAGTTCTCGGCTCCGTACCTGTGGGGCACCACCGGTTTTTCCTATGACAGCGCCCGCGTACCCGGCGGCAAACTCGACGATTCGTGGAAAGAGTTCTTCGAACCGCGCAAGGAACTGCAAGGCCAGCTCGCCGCCCTCGACACCTCCAGCAGCGTGATCAACGCCGCCAGCCATTACCTGAATGTCGACGAATGCACGGAAAACCCGCAGGACGCCAAACGCATCCTCGAACTGCTGCAAAAGCAGAAACCGTTTTTGAAGATGTACAGCTCCGACAACACCGTCGACCGCATGGCCTCGGGCGAAGTGATCATGATGCAGAACTGGAACGGCTCGACGGCCCGCGCCACGTTGCAGAAGAGCACGATCAAATACGTGTATCCGAAAGAAGGCCTGGCGATGTTCCAGGACAACTTCGCCGTACCGAAAAGCGCCCCGCATCCGGGCAACGCGAAGATCTTCATCGACTGGATGATGAAACCGGAAAACGCGGCGGCCGTGTCCAACGCGATTGCCTATGCCAACGGGATTCAGAGCGATCAGTTGCTGGATGCGAAATGGAAGGTCATGGACGCGATCAACATGCCCGAGGAATACGCCTCGCGCCTGCGGCCGGAGAAGGAATGCAGCAACAAGGCGCGGGAGCTGCAGGATCGGATCTGGTCGAAGCTTAAGGGTTGA